The following proteins are co-located in the Silene latifolia isolate original U9 population chromosome 1, ASM4854445v1, whole genome shotgun sequence genome:
- the LOC141586604 gene encoding uncharacterized protein LOC141586604, with the protein MPETENIPNTVNTMNVDDPLYIHNTDLTGVKLLANLFEGTGYGGWKRSMLIALSAKNKLGFIDGSIPKPSSTSPTVHKWQKCNDIVFSWILNSVSPEIAESIIYSGTAEVAWSDLEERFGQTNGAQLYSVQKKLTEFSQGNNSISTYFTRVKAIWDEFAGMGMNPVCSYTCNCGAKEKKSKFQEYQRAVQFLMGLNDSYAVVRGMILMQNPLPKISVIYNILLQD; encoded by the coding sequence atgcctgaaacagaAAACATTCCAAATACAGTTAACACAATGAATGTTGATGATCCACTATACATTCATAATACTGATTTAACTGGAGTCAAACTTCTTGCTAATTTGTTCGAAGGTACTGGTTATGGTGGTTGGAAAAGATCGATGCTTATTGCACTTTCAGCCAAAAATAAATTGGGTTTCATTGATGGTAGCATACCAAAGCCATCTTCTACTTCTCCTACTGTTCACAAGTGGCAAAAATGCAACGATATCGTCTTTTCTTGGATTCTCAATTCCGTCTCTCCAGAAATTGCAGAATCAATTATTTACAGTGGAACTGCAGAGGTTGCATGGTCAGATCTTGAAGAAAGATTTGGGCAAACAAATGGAGCTCAACTTTACAGTGTTCAGAAGAAATTGACTGAATTCTCCCAAGGCAATAACAGTATCTCCACCTACTTCACACGAGTTAAAGCGATATGGGATGAGTTTGCAGGGATGGGGATGAATCCTGTCTGTTCATATACTTGCAATTGTGGTGCCAAGGAGAAAAAGTCGAAATTTCAAGAATATCAGAGGGCTGTGCAATTCTTGATGGGTCTGAATGACTCTTATGCAGTTGTTAGAGGGATGATTTTAATGCAAAATCCTCTTCCAAAAATTTCTGTGATTTACAATATCTTGTTACAAGATTAA